The DNA region ATTATGCATATCCTTTCTTGCTTGTATTTCAAACTGGTTTTGGcgccttttatattttatcatttagtaTTTGAGTAACTGTATGTATTTGTGAATGATATTTAGCTTTAATGATTCCCTGTTTGCATTTGTTACTGTGTCCAGGTTTAGTTTCCATTTGTGTTCGACAAAATTGATGTCCATGGTATCAGtacaatatatagattttagaaaTGATCATAATACATAGGTTAATCTTTATTCAGAAAAAACAAAACGGTTTTATGGTTTTCTACAGAAGGATTACTCCGGAACCGTATTTAACTCTTATGAAGTTGCGAGCACATATGCTAGATATCTTATACTTTCTAAATGTTTTACTTCCTTTATCTTTCCCTATTTCCATTTTCAACACAAATCAGTAAGATTTACTTCCTTTGCCGGGTCTATTTTCAGGATATCCGGAGGATGTCATTACAGTTCCTATAGGAAGAATGCATCCGCATAAGAAGCGATTGAGGGGCTTCCAACATCTATTGAATATAAGGGACGGAAcgttaattttagaaatgtaatcTAAACTTGCTAACGTAGAGAAAAAAGTAGAAAAGGAATTAAGTACGTAATCTATTAATATTGCAGTTCTAATAAGATaggtcgaattgagaacctctcccttttttgaagtcggttaaaaatagaatgGTGATCAAGGTAAAGAGAGGAAATGGGGTAAATTCcgatggaaataatatttaggGCGTAATATCAATTTAAGTGAAGTGAATTGGCAaatatgttgttatttattctgttatacctaataattagtatttattaacttaatgttttattttggtttataattgtttttttttattttacattagtaaTAGTTACCCTATATTGTCACCATGAAAATTTTTGTAATGATTGTGAgtgagaaaataattttataacaaaaaaaaaaaaacagaatagcATGAATGATCACATATATTCTTCCAgtaaaaggtaataaatatttgatccTAACCTTTTATTATTCCAGATGCCATTCATATGAACACATCACAAATGACCTCCAAACAAGTGCAGTCAATATGTACCAAAACTGAAATGGCGGCAACACACAAAGCGCGAGAATCGGTAGGGCTGCGCGCGCGCAGGATCTCCGTAAATAAACAACGGAAATGGAGCGGGCGGCCGGATGTGCTGGTGCTGTTTGTACTGATTGCCGGTTGTCATGGACACCAGGAGCAGAGGTTCGCCATGGAGCCACAGGAtcaggtatttattttttttgaatatgtaGACCAtgttcaaaaataattacaaaaataatagtttcaaCTTGCAGGTATACGCTATATACCTACTTAGTATACTTATTATGATTGATAGTGAATCTAAGTAGAAACTAGATAACGTTTATTATCTTAATAGATTAAAGAGTATAATAAATGAGGCTGGTGGTGAgcaaattataagttattaaatcAAGAAAACTTACGGCTAACTTGATGGCCTACACTGAATTCTGGTCAGATGAAATAACTTTGCCCTCAATACGCAACACAATCATTATTCTATtcaattatatgttatttaataaacaagtgGAATATAGATGAGGCAATGTACGGTATTTAAGCTGATCTAtgtaaaagtatatatttagatGGACACGTAACTTTAACTGAAGAAATAGTTTAAGATACAGTAGTTATATTAAAAGATGAAACACGGTCACTAAATGACGAAGTATTCATCAGTCTATATCATTGATTCCCAGTGGTCCAGGTGGCCCAGGGGTTCACAGGAGACTCAACGAGGGTCTACTTTGGTGTGaccgaatttgatttgaaattagTAAGCGCGGTTCCATGAAAATTTATCGcgttttgatagtaaagaaccaAAATTTTGGCTTGACTTcgcctatcaatgtaggcagataatgtTTTAAGAAGCTCAGCG from Manduca sexta isolate Smith_Timp_Sample1 unplaced genomic scaffold, JHU_Msex_v1.0 HiC_scaffold_272, whole genome shotgun sequence includes:
- the LOC119192383 gene encoding synaptogenesis protein syg-1-like, which codes for AIHMNTSQMTSKQVQSICTKTEMAATHKARESVGLRARRISVNKQRKWSGRPDVLVLFVLIAGCHGHQEQRFAMEPQDQSAIIGSRVTLPCRVENKVGALQWTKDDFGLGTHRNLSGYDRYSMIGSDEE